In Halichondria panicea chromosome 13, odHalPani1.1, whole genome shotgun sequence, one genomic interval encodes:
- the LOC135346889 gene encoding NACHT, LRR and PYD domains-containing protein 3-like isoform X2 produces MDKFVASIRRKYRERSLNREEQWPPVSGERLINLQLVEAEKKEGFRAGLPQHGVPKTPILHGDLFRVEEGRKPVKKLIVEGNAGIGKTTLCTMLAEGWAEGKILTKFDCVLLLPLRENRVSSATSLTELFKLLHSSERIRTSVIEELEEKEGEGVLILADGWDELSEENRSKVSFLYDLLFGDVLPFASVLLTSRPSASAPLHNLPSVDRLVEVVGFNEENIKQYIASEFEQFPEKASSLIEQLENNPVIQSVCSVPLNCAIVCNLWHTLDQELPRTLTELYTQIVLSIIFRNVKKQFPDCPIGLNRFEDIPSNLQDTFWLICEFAYECLLLDQLVFSEAELSSRLPEVGDKLLCFGLLQSARSPLPVGQGLSFHFAHLTIQEFLAALHLATLSNQDKRKVVEAHADSDRFDMAWRFMFGLASKCRASCSDQVISLDDNLMDQFLVGKKFDNLSLCHAAYEASDHDLARKVGNVMSVRYLFYTHFSTPFDCVAKFYILRHAAQCNNMVIRISNCAINDKLLNELTDILLKAKGGLQVKELSFQQTKLSDKGFTCLLKRASAAFTKLDHLSLCHNNLTDIMFSFSGMNLTRLDLSHNPLGVSGIQSLETAVQYGALINLKDLSLSNTLTDDTDVNGALLTTLLQSIASHCANLVELRLSYNNLGLSGFCSVVKNFPLRIKLINLAHTDLTTSFHLESQILSLHPNSLTTMILSGSNFSGNVGTLLLATFLQAFQSLEWFSCSSCSLTSTDIILLIHHLKSANVICSKKLFRLELRNNHIGDEGVMALTECIPELFPSLGGFSIDHNQFNIILHDNPVSEDLLLMCNEQLKVIQESKTMAMLSEWKRTCLPPQNEEMNDIFQYLWQELLWKMTNKLRAISSAAPSFSNSQLIPIDFSYEVVDTVDTSSDVTDPDTLIKEQSFSQAAPVEHHPRASDEVTSTTALQSTHETDQRTTASTDVVPSDFTERDISQLDVLTSYPRTIHSGAGGPTIEELKERTKVTDSQLDTEIKKTDMIVLAAHFDNVETYPVQLGLNPADHQTVRSLSFQYDIQTAMDKALRLWRQHNPGAATYRALVIILLRMGKEALAFKICQSAAKNSKRVV; encoded by the exons ATGGATAAATTCGTTGCTAGCATTCGCCGTAAGTACAGAGAGAGATCCTTAAATCGTGAAGAGCAATGGCCACCAGTTTCTGGAGAGAGGCTCATCAACTTGCAGTTAGTGGAGGCTGAAAAGAAAGAAGGATTTAGAGCCGGTTTGCCACAACATGGTGTACCTAAAACTCCAATTCTCCATGGTGACCTGTTCCGAGTCGAAGAAGGCAGAAAACCAGTCAAGAAGCTCATTGTTGAAGGCAATGCCGGGATTGGTAAAACCACACTGTGTACCATGCTTGCTGAAGGGTGGGCAGAGGGCAAGATCCTGACAAAATTCGACTGTGTTCTGTTGCTTCCACTAAGAGAGAATCGAGTGTCCTCTGCCACCAGTCTCACCGAACTGTTCAAACTTCTCCACTCCAGTGAGAGGATTCGGACATCTGTTATAGAAGAGTTGGAGGAGAAAGAGGGAGAAGGTGTCCTCATCTTAGCTGATGGCTGGGACGAGCTCAGTGAAGAAAACCGTTCCAAAGTATCATTTCTGTATGACCTTCTCTTTGGTGATGTTCTTCCATTTGCTTCTGTTCTCCTCACCTCACGACCTTCTGCTTCAGCTCCTCTTCACAACCTTCCTTCAGTGGACCGTTTGGTTGAGGTGGTTGGTTTTAATGAGGAGAATATCAAGCAATACATAGCATCAGAGTTTGAGCAATTCCCAGAGAAAGCTTCTTCTCTTATCGAGCAACTTGAGAACAACCCAGTCATTCAGAGTGTGTGTTCTGTGCCCCTCAATTGCGCCATTGTTTGTAACTTGTGGCACACTTTAGACCAAGAGCTTCCTCGTACGCTAACTGAGCTGTACACTCAAATCGTTCTTAGCATTATCTTTCGTAATGTCAAAAAGCAGTTCCCTGATTGTCCGATTGGTCTAAATAGATTTGAAGATATTCCGAGTAATCTACAGGACACGTTTTGGTTGATTTGTGAATTTGCGTACGAATGTTTATTATTAGATCAGCTGGTTTTCTCAGAAGCTGAATTGTCCTCTCGCTTACCCGAAGTTGGTGACAAGTTGCTGTGTTTTGGTCTGTTGCAGTCTGCACGATCACCTCTACCTGTTGGTCAAGGATTGTCTTTTCACTTTGCTCACCTGACTATCCAGGAGTTCTTGGCTGCCCTCCATCTTGCTACTCTATCCAATCAAGATAAACGGAAGGTTGTCGAGGCTCATGCTGACAGTGACCGGTTCGACATGGCATGGAGATTTATGTTTGGTCTTGCTAGTAAGTGCCGTGCTAGTTGTAGTGATCAGGTAATTAGTTTGGATGATAACTTGATGGATCAATTTCTGGTGGGTAAAAAGTTTGATAACTTAAGTTTATGTCATGCGGCTTACGAAGCTTCAGACCATGACCTTGCAAGGAAAGTTGGTAATGTAATGTCTGTGCGGTATCTCTTCTACACACATTTTAGTACTCCCTTCGACTGTGTAGCTAAGTTCTACATTCTTCGTCATGCTGCACAATGTAATAATATGGTTATCAGAATATCCAATTGTGCAATCAATGATAAGCTGTTAAACGAACTAACTGACATACTTCTCAAAGCGAAAGGTGGGTTGCAGGTTAAGGAGTTATCTTTCCAGCAGACCAAATTGTCTGACAAAGGTTTTACTTGTTTACTCAAGAGAGCCTCAGCTGCCTTTACAAAATTAGACCACCTCTCGTTGTGTCACAATAACTTAACTGACATCATGTTTTCATTCAGTGGCATGAACCTTACACGACTGGACTTATCTCACAACCCTCTTGGAGTGTCTGGTATACAGTCATTAGAGACAGCTGTACAGTATGGTGCTCTTATCAACCTGAAAGATCTAAGTCTATCCAACACCCTCACTGACGATACTGACGTCAATGGAGCTCTACTGACCACCCTCTTACAGTCTATTGCCTCTCACTGTGCTAATCTGGTAGAGTTAAGACTCTCCTACAATAATCTTGGGTTATCTGGATTCTGTTCAGTTGTAAAGAACTTTCCGTTACGTATAAAACTGATTAATTTAGCACATACCGATCTCACCACTTCATTTCACTTAGAGTCTCAAATACTGAGTCTCCATCCAAACAGTTTAACGACAATGATCCTGAGTGGCTCTAATTTCAGTGGAAATGTTGGAACTCTCTTACTGGCAACGTTTCTTCAAGCGTTTCAATCACTAGAATGGTTTTCCTGCAGTTCTTGTTCTCTCACCTCTACCGACATCATATTGCTTATCCACCATCTTAAGTCCGCTAATGTGATATGCAGTAAGAAATTATTTAGGTTGGAACTCAGGAACAACCACATTGGTGATGAGGGAGTGATGGCTCTCACTGAGTGTATACCAGAGCTGTTCCCTAGTCTGGGGGGATTCAGTATCGATCACAACCAGTTTAACATTATTCTCCATGATAATCCTGTGAGCGAGGATTTGTTACTCATGTGCAACGAACAGTTGAAG GTGATTCAGGAATCAAAGACAATGGCAATGCTAAGTGAATGGAAGAGAACATGTTTACCTCCACAAAATGAAGAG ATGAATGATATTTTCCAATATCTTTGGCAGGAGCTACTATGGAAGATGACAAACAAACTTCGAGCG ATCTCTTCAGCTGCTCCCAGTTTCAGTAATTCCCAACTGATACCAATAGATTTTAGTTACGAGGTTGTGGATACAGTGGACACTTCTAGTGATGTCACTGATCCAGACACTCTCATCAAGGAACAGAGCTTCTCTCAAGCAGCACCAGTAGAGCACCACCCCAGAGCTAGTGACGAGGTTACTTCTACTACAGCTCTGCAGTCTACACACGAAACAGACCAACGTACAACAG CCTCTACTGATGTTGTACCATCTGATTTCACTGAAAGAGATATCTCACAATTAGATGTCCTCACTTCATATCCACGTACCATTCACTCAG GAGCTGGTGGACCGACTATTGAGGAATTGAAGGAGCGTACAAAAGTGACCGACTCTCAACTTGACACTGAAATTAAAAAGACTGACATGATCGTTCTGGCGGCTCACTTTGACAATGTGGAAACCTACCCTGTACAACTGGGACTGAACCCTGCTGATCATCAAACTGTTAGATCCTTATCATTTCAGTACGACATTCAAACAGCGATGGACAAGGCCTTGAGACTGTGGAGACAGCATAATCCAGGGGCCGCTACTTACAGAGCTCTGGTGATAATTTTGTTGAGAATGGGAAAGGAAGCATTGGCATTTAAAATTTGTCAGTCAGCAGCTAA GAATTCGAAACGTGTGGTATGA
- the LOC135346889 gene encoding NACHT, LRR and PYD domains-containing protein 3-like isoform X3, whose product MDKFVASIRRKYRERSLNREEQWPPVSGERLINLQLVEAEKKEGFRAGLPQHGVPKTPILHGDLFRVEEGRKPVKKLIVEGNAGIGKTTLCTMLAEGWAEGKILTKFDCVLLLPLRENRVSSATSLTELFKLLHSSERIRTSVIEELEEKEGEGVLILADGWDELSEENRSKVSFLYDLLFGDVLPFASVLLTSRPSASAPLHNLPSVDRLVEVVGFNEENIKQYIASEFEQFPEKASSLIEQLENNPVIQSVCSVPLNCAIVCNLWHTLDQELPRTLTELYTQIVLSIIFRNVKKQFPDCPIGLNRFEDIPSNLQDTFWLICEFAYECLLLDQLVFSEAELSSRLPEVGDKLLCFGLLQSARSPLPVGQGLSFHFAHLTIQEFLAALHLATLSNQDKRKVVEAHADSDRFDMAWRFMFGLASKCRASCSDQVISLDDNLMDQFLVGKKFDNLSLCHAAYEASDHDLARKVGNVMSVRYLFYTHFSTPFDCVAKFYILRHAAQCNNMVIRISNCAINDKLLNELTDILLKAKGGLQVKELSFQQTKLSDKGFTCLLKRASAAFTKLDHLSLCHNNLTDIMFSFSGMNLTRLDLSHNPLGVSGIQSLETAVQYGALINLKDLSLSNTLTDDTDVNGALLTTLLQSIASHCANLVELRLSYNNLGLSGFCSVVKNFPLRIKLINLAHTDLTTSFHLESQILSLHPNSLTTMILSGSNFSGNVGTLLLATFLQAFQSLEWFSCSSCSLTSTDIILLIHHLKSANVICSKKLFRLELRNNHIGDEGVMALTECIPELFPSLGGFSIDHNQFNIILHDNPVSEDLLLMCNEQLKVIQESKTMAMLSEWKRTCLPPQNEEELLWKMTNKLRAISSAAPSFSNSQLIPIDFSYEVVDTVDTSSDVTDPDTLIKEQSFSQAAPVEHHPRASDEVTSTTALQSTHETDQRTTAASTDVVPSDFTERDISQLDVLTSYPRTIHSGAGGPTIEELKERTKVTDSQLDTEIKKTDMIVLAAHFDNVETYPVQLGLNPADHQTVRSLSFQYDIQTAMDKALRLWRQHNPGAATYRALVIILLRMGKEALAFKICQSAAKNSKRVV is encoded by the exons ATGGATAAATTCGTTGCTAGCATTCGCCGTAAGTACAGAGAGAGATCCTTAAATCGTGAAGAGCAATGGCCACCAGTTTCTGGAGAGAGGCTCATCAACTTGCAGTTAGTGGAGGCTGAAAAGAAAGAAGGATTTAGAGCCGGTTTGCCACAACATGGTGTACCTAAAACTCCAATTCTCCATGGTGACCTGTTCCGAGTCGAAGAAGGCAGAAAACCAGTCAAGAAGCTCATTGTTGAAGGCAATGCCGGGATTGGTAAAACCACACTGTGTACCATGCTTGCTGAAGGGTGGGCAGAGGGCAAGATCCTGACAAAATTCGACTGTGTTCTGTTGCTTCCACTAAGAGAGAATCGAGTGTCCTCTGCCACCAGTCTCACCGAACTGTTCAAACTTCTCCACTCCAGTGAGAGGATTCGGACATCTGTTATAGAAGAGTTGGAGGAGAAAGAGGGAGAAGGTGTCCTCATCTTAGCTGATGGCTGGGACGAGCTCAGTGAAGAAAACCGTTCCAAAGTATCATTTCTGTATGACCTTCTCTTTGGTGATGTTCTTCCATTTGCTTCTGTTCTCCTCACCTCACGACCTTCTGCTTCAGCTCCTCTTCACAACCTTCCTTCAGTGGACCGTTTGGTTGAGGTGGTTGGTTTTAATGAGGAGAATATCAAGCAATACATAGCATCAGAGTTTGAGCAATTCCCAGAGAAAGCTTCTTCTCTTATCGAGCAACTTGAGAACAACCCAGTCATTCAGAGTGTGTGTTCTGTGCCCCTCAATTGCGCCATTGTTTGTAACTTGTGGCACACTTTAGACCAAGAGCTTCCTCGTACGCTAACTGAGCTGTACACTCAAATCGTTCTTAGCATTATCTTTCGTAATGTCAAAAAGCAGTTCCCTGATTGTCCGATTGGTCTAAATAGATTTGAAGATATTCCGAGTAATCTACAGGACACGTTTTGGTTGATTTGTGAATTTGCGTACGAATGTTTATTATTAGATCAGCTGGTTTTCTCAGAAGCTGAATTGTCCTCTCGCTTACCCGAAGTTGGTGACAAGTTGCTGTGTTTTGGTCTGTTGCAGTCTGCACGATCACCTCTACCTGTTGGTCAAGGATTGTCTTTTCACTTTGCTCACCTGACTATCCAGGAGTTCTTGGCTGCCCTCCATCTTGCTACTCTATCCAATCAAGATAAACGGAAGGTTGTCGAGGCTCATGCTGACAGTGACCGGTTCGACATGGCATGGAGATTTATGTTTGGTCTTGCTAGTAAGTGCCGTGCTAGTTGTAGTGATCAGGTAATTAGTTTGGATGATAACTTGATGGATCAATTTCTGGTGGGTAAAAAGTTTGATAACTTAAGTTTATGTCATGCGGCTTACGAAGCTTCAGACCATGACCTTGCAAGGAAAGTTGGTAATGTAATGTCTGTGCGGTATCTCTTCTACACACATTTTAGTACTCCCTTCGACTGTGTAGCTAAGTTCTACATTCTTCGTCATGCTGCACAATGTAATAATATGGTTATCAGAATATCCAATTGTGCAATCAATGATAAGCTGTTAAACGAACTAACTGACATACTTCTCAAAGCGAAAGGTGGGTTGCAGGTTAAGGAGTTATCTTTCCAGCAGACCAAATTGTCTGACAAAGGTTTTACTTGTTTACTCAAGAGAGCCTCAGCTGCCTTTACAAAATTAGACCACCTCTCGTTGTGTCACAATAACTTAACTGACATCATGTTTTCATTCAGTGGCATGAACCTTACACGACTGGACTTATCTCACAACCCTCTTGGAGTGTCTGGTATACAGTCATTAGAGACAGCTGTACAGTATGGTGCTCTTATCAACCTGAAAGATCTAAGTCTATCCAACACCCTCACTGACGATACTGACGTCAATGGAGCTCTACTGACCACCCTCTTACAGTCTATTGCCTCTCACTGTGCTAATCTGGTAGAGTTAAGACTCTCCTACAATAATCTTGGGTTATCTGGATTCTGTTCAGTTGTAAAGAACTTTCCGTTACGTATAAAACTGATTAATTTAGCACATACCGATCTCACCACTTCATTTCACTTAGAGTCTCAAATACTGAGTCTCCATCCAAACAGTTTAACGACAATGATCCTGAGTGGCTCTAATTTCAGTGGAAATGTTGGAACTCTCTTACTGGCAACGTTTCTTCAAGCGTTTCAATCACTAGAATGGTTTTCCTGCAGTTCTTGTTCTCTCACCTCTACCGACATCATATTGCTTATCCACCATCTTAAGTCCGCTAATGTGATATGCAGTAAGAAATTATTTAGGTTGGAACTCAGGAACAACCACATTGGTGATGAGGGAGTGATGGCTCTCACTGAGTGTATACCAGAGCTGTTCCCTAGTCTGGGGGGATTCAGTATCGATCACAACCAGTTTAACATTATTCTCCATGATAATCCTGTGAGCGAGGATTTGTTACTCATGTGCAACGAACAGTTGAAG GTGATTCAGGAATCAAAGACAATGGCAATGCTAAGTGAATGGAAGAGAACATGTTTACCTCCACAAAATGAAGAG GAGCTACTATGGAAGATGACAAACAAACTTCGAGCG ATCTCTTCAGCTGCTCCCAGTTTCAGTAATTCCCAACTGATACCAATAGATTTTAGTTACGAGGTTGTGGATACAGTGGACACTTCTAGTGATGTCACTGATCCAGACACTCTCATCAAGGAACAGAGCTTCTCTCAAGCAGCACCAGTAGAGCACCACCCCAGAGCTAGTGACGAGGTTACTTCTACTACAGCTCTGCAGTCTACACACGAAACAGACCAACGTACAACAG CAGCCTCTACTGATGTTGTACCATCTGATTTCACTGAAAGAGATATCTCACAATTAGATGTCCTCACTTCATATCCACGTACCATTCACTCAG GAGCTGGTGGACCGACTATTGAGGAATTGAAGGAGCGTACAAAAGTGACCGACTCTCAACTTGACACTGAAATTAAAAAGACTGACATGATCGTTCTGGCGGCTCACTTTGACAATGTGGAAACCTACCCTGTACAACTGGGACTGAACCCTGCTGATCATCAAACTGTTAGATCCTTATCATTTCAGTACGACATTCAAACAGCGATGGACAAGGCCTTGAGACTGTGGAGACAGCATAATCCAGGGGCCGCTACTTACAGAGCTCTGGTGATAATTTTGTTGAGAATGGGAAAGGAAGCATTGGCATTTAAAATTTGTCAGTCAGCAGCTAA GAATTCGAAACGTGTGGTATGA
- the LOC135346889 gene encoding NACHT, LRR and PYD domains-containing protein 3-like isoform X1, protein MDKFVASIRRKYRERSLNREEQWPPVSGERLINLQLVEAEKKEGFRAGLPQHGVPKTPILHGDLFRVEEGRKPVKKLIVEGNAGIGKTTLCTMLAEGWAEGKILTKFDCVLLLPLRENRVSSATSLTELFKLLHSSERIRTSVIEELEEKEGEGVLILADGWDELSEENRSKVSFLYDLLFGDVLPFASVLLTSRPSASAPLHNLPSVDRLVEVVGFNEENIKQYIASEFEQFPEKASSLIEQLENNPVIQSVCSVPLNCAIVCNLWHTLDQELPRTLTELYTQIVLSIIFRNVKKQFPDCPIGLNRFEDIPSNLQDTFWLICEFAYECLLLDQLVFSEAELSSRLPEVGDKLLCFGLLQSARSPLPVGQGLSFHFAHLTIQEFLAALHLATLSNQDKRKVVEAHADSDRFDMAWRFMFGLASKCRASCSDQVISLDDNLMDQFLVGKKFDNLSLCHAAYEASDHDLARKVGNVMSVRYLFYTHFSTPFDCVAKFYILRHAAQCNNMVIRISNCAINDKLLNELTDILLKAKGGLQVKELSFQQTKLSDKGFTCLLKRASAAFTKLDHLSLCHNNLTDIMFSFSGMNLTRLDLSHNPLGVSGIQSLETAVQYGALINLKDLSLSNTLTDDTDVNGALLTTLLQSIASHCANLVELRLSYNNLGLSGFCSVVKNFPLRIKLINLAHTDLTTSFHLESQILSLHPNSLTTMILSGSNFSGNVGTLLLATFLQAFQSLEWFSCSSCSLTSTDIILLIHHLKSANVICSKKLFRLELRNNHIGDEGVMALTECIPELFPSLGGFSIDHNQFNIILHDNPVSEDLLLMCNEQLKVIQESKTMAMLSEWKRTCLPPQNEEMNDIFQYLWQELLWKMTNKLRAISSAAPSFSNSQLIPIDFSYEVVDTVDTSSDVTDPDTLIKEQSFSQAAPVEHHPRASDEVTSTTALQSTHETDQRTTAASTDVVPSDFTERDISQLDVLTSYPRTIHSGAGGPTIEELKERTKVTDSQLDTEIKKTDMIVLAAHFDNVETYPVQLGLNPADHQTVRSLSFQYDIQTAMDKALRLWRQHNPGAATYRALVIILLRMGKEALAFKICQSAAKNSKRVV, encoded by the exons ATGGATAAATTCGTTGCTAGCATTCGCCGTAAGTACAGAGAGAGATCCTTAAATCGTGAAGAGCAATGGCCACCAGTTTCTGGAGAGAGGCTCATCAACTTGCAGTTAGTGGAGGCTGAAAAGAAAGAAGGATTTAGAGCCGGTTTGCCACAACATGGTGTACCTAAAACTCCAATTCTCCATGGTGACCTGTTCCGAGTCGAAGAAGGCAGAAAACCAGTCAAGAAGCTCATTGTTGAAGGCAATGCCGGGATTGGTAAAACCACACTGTGTACCATGCTTGCTGAAGGGTGGGCAGAGGGCAAGATCCTGACAAAATTCGACTGTGTTCTGTTGCTTCCACTAAGAGAGAATCGAGTGTCCTCTGCCACCAGTCTCACCGAACTGTTCAAACTTCTCCACTCCAGTGAGAGGATTCGGACATCTGTTATAGAAGAGTTGGAGGAGAAAGAGGGAGAAGGTGTCCTCATCTTAGCTGATGGCTGGGACGAGCTCAGTGAAGAAAACCGTTCCAAAGTATCATTTCTGTATGACCTTCTCTTTGGTGATGTTCTTCCATTTGCTTCTGTTCTCCTCACCTCACGACCTTCTGCTTCAGCTCCTCTTCACAACCTTCCTTCAGTGGACCGTTTGGTTGAGGTGGTTGGTTTTAATGAGGAGAATATCAAGCAATACATAGCATCAGAGTTTGAGCAATTCCCAGAGAAAGCTTCTTCTCTTATCGAGCAACTTGAGAACAACCCAGTCATTCAGAGTGTGTGTTCTGTGCCCCTCAATTGCGCCATTGTTTGTAACTTGTGGCACACTTTAGACCAAGAGCTTCCTCGTACGCTAACTGAGCTGTACACTCAAATCGTTCTTAGCATTATCTTTCGTAATGTCAAAAAGCAGTTCCCTGATTGTCCGATTGGTCTAAATAGATTTGAAGATATTCCGAGTAATCTACAGGACACGTTTTGGTTGATTTGTGAATTTGCGTACGAATGTTTATTATTAGATCAGCTGGTTTTCTCAGAAGCTGAATTGTCCTCTCGCTTACCCGAAGTTGGTGACAAGTTGCTGTGTTTTGGTCTGTTGCAGTCTGCACGATCACCTCTACCTGTTGGTCAAGGATTGTCTTTTCACTTTGCTCACCTGACTATCCAGGAGTTCTTGGCTGCCCTCCATCTTGCTACTCTATCCAATCAAGATAAACGGAAGGTTGTCGAGGCTCATGCTGACAGTGACCGGTTCGACATGGCATGGAGATTTATGTTTGGTCTTGCTAGTAAGTGCCGTGCTAGTTGTAGTGATCAGGTAATTAGTTTGGATGATAACTTGATGGATCAATTTCTGGTGGGTAAAAAGTTTGATAACTTAAGTTTATGTCATGCGGCTTACGAAGCTTCAGACCATGACCTTGCAAGGAAAGTTGGTAATGTAATGTCTGTGCGGTATCTCTTCTACACACATTTTAGTACTCCCTTCGACTGTGTAGCTAAGTTCTACATTCTTCGTCATGCTGCACAATGTAATAATATGGTTATCAGAATATCCAATTGTGCAATCAATGATAAGCTGTTAAACGAACTAACTGACATACTTCTCAAAGCGAAAGGTGGGTTGCAGGTTAAGGAGTTATCTTTCCAGCAGACCAAATTGTCTGACAAAGGTTTTACTTGTTTACTCAAGAGAGCCTCAGCTGCCTTTACAAAATTAGACCACCTCTCGTTGTGTCACAATAACTTAACTGACATCATGTTTTCATTCAGTGGCATGAACCTTACACGACTGGACTTATCTCACAACCCTCTTGGAGTGTCTGGTATACAGTCATTAGAGACAGCTGTACAGTATGGTGCTCTTATCAACCTGAAAGATCTAAGTCTATCCAACACCCTCACTGACGATACTGACGTCAATGGAGCTCTACTGACCACCCTCTTACAGTCTATTGCCTCTCACTGTGCTAATCTGGTAGAGTTAAGACTCTCCTACAATAATCTTGGGTTATCTGGATTCTGTTCAGTTGTAAAGAACTTTCCGTTACGTATAAAACTGATTAATTTAGCACATACCGATCTCACCACTTCATTTCACTTAGAGTCTCAAATACTGAGTCTCCATCCAAACAGTTTAACGACAATGATCCTGAGTGGCTCTAATTTCAGTGGAAATGTTGGAACTCTCTTACTGGCAACGTTTCTTCAAGCGTTTCAATCACTAGAATGGTTTTCCTGCAGTTCTTGTTCTCTCACCTCTACCGACATCATATTGCTTATCCACCATCTTAAGTCCGCTAATGTGATATGCAGTAAGAAATTATTTAGGTTGGAACTCAGGAACAACCACATTGGTGATGAGGGAGTGATGGCTCTCACTGAGTGTATACCAGAGCTGTTCCCTAGTCTGGGGGGATTCAGTATCGATCACAACCAGTTTAACATTATTCTCCATGATAATCCTGTGAGCGAGGATTTGTTACTCATGTGCAACGAACAGTTGAAG GTGATTCAGGAATCAAAGACAATGGCAATGCTAAGTGAATGGAAGAGAACATGTTTACCTCCACAAAATGAAGAG ATGAATGATATTTTCCAATATCTTTGGCAGGAGCTACTATGGAAGATGACAAACAAACTTCGAGCG ATCTCTTCAGCTGCTCCCAGTTTCAGTAATTCCCAACTGATACCAATAGATTTTAGTTACGAGGTTGTGGATACAGTGGACACTTCTAGTGATGTCACTGATCCAGACACTCTCATCAAGGAACAGAGCTTCTCTCAAGCAGCACCAGTAGAGCACCACCCCAGAGCTAGTGACGAGGTTACTTCTACTACAGCTCTGCAGTCTACACACGAAACAGACCAACGTACAACAG CAGCCTCTACTGATGTTGTACCATCTGATTTCACTGAAAGAGATATCTCACAATTAGATGTCCTCACTTCATATCCACGTACCATTCACTCAG GAGCTGGTGGACCGACTATTGAGGAATTGAAGGAGCGTACAAAAGTGACCGACTCTCAACTTGACACTGAAATTAAAAAGACTGACATGATCGTTCTGGCGGCTCACTTTGACAATGTGGAAACCTACCCTGTACAACTGGGACTGAACCCTGCTGATCATCAAACTGTTAGATCCTTATCATTTCAGTACGACATTCAAACAGCGATGGACAAGGCCTTGAGACTGTGGAGACAGCATAATCCAGGGGCCGCTACTTACAGAGCTCTGGTGATAATTTTGTTGAGAATGGGAAAGGAAGCATTGGCATTTAAAATTTGTCAGTCAGCAGCTAA GAATTCGAAACGTGTGGTATGA